A window of Magnetococcales bacterium contains these coding sequences:
- a CDS encoding type II toxin-antitoxin system prevent-host-death family antitoxin: MEQRISLREANQHLARFVKSVEGGDAFVITRRGRPVARLVPVEQERELSAEQKKALARTEARMARGYDLGGIISSRDELHER; this comes from the coding sequence ATGGAACAGCGCATTAGTCTTCGGGAGGCCAATCAGCATCTGGCCCGTTTCGTCAAATCGGTGGAGGGGGGGGATGCCTTTGTAATCACCAGGCGTGGCAGACCCGTCGCCCGGTTAGTGCCAGTGGAACAAGAGCGTGAATTGAGTGCAGAGCAAAAAAAAGCCTTGGCTCGCACGGAGGCTCGGATGGCGCGTGGCTATGATCTGGGGGGAATAATCTCTTCCAGGGATGAGCTTCATGAGCGTTGA